A window from Chiroxiphia lanceolata isolate bChiLan1 chromosome 3, bChiLan1.pri, whole genome shotgun sequence encodes these proteins:
- the WDR27 gene encoding WD repeat-containing protein 27 isoform X1, whose product MESAGARCSSGGSCDSDVVCEKRLFKAKLPEPLVQVACSHNHCAFPVNGNELCIWNTATAQSLFLSGHHYSISALSFGSNINPPLVCSASHERVIVWNLDECIQKVQEGFTPHGIVIRTLLGMVLHVRFSPDDQQVAVCAGNRIYMLSAKNEAILAKLDGHLAPVTAAEFCTWEKSMLISVSEDRTFKVWDYSTGQLIYQSGIITAAFPLLSLLIDEENKQLITGCAEGQLWIFSLISDHNYRCVTHINLKKEQEKFCNKVWKSGKEIGEGQNDSKVCKTDNMRPEGSVETSLPVLLIEHCDFSVCFHNEEKMYSALNTSYFWIGTSTGLLIINLANFELEAFLSYKDYSDLSIRFARSCALTKKTVNGKVLCLITSMFEDMIAVLEVNLATLVRTPNNVFLPCGNKNSLSVIARCSLLTNSPLLNGLKKNRKEPSSKTFGVKSTVKDKPLVFHNKIKSSGYTAAPRKTMFSPNTNLNKKEVSKWKSSCKCKNKEYPLDGDPPIKYEKQISVTCKPTPIFCVQYSGDGEMLACGLADKTVLIFNSNLTDTYNVFSGHDGAVNSVGWSHNKKWLVSASEDRTLRVWPVCNKEPALIMGKENFDKTVRFAQFYFLDTFILLCCGAEFHLLNFHLDTTKDDLKRYKQKSVCKLVQKFPMASTVEITSLSAVNDFYSYIVLTAGSNRALEVFDLNAGCSTAVIPEVHTRSVHQIYQNKGSSFSTQQPEAYNLFMTTAAGDGIKLWDLRTLRCERRFEGHSSRCYPCGIAVSPCGRFIASGSDDKYAYIYEMRSSTFLHKLGRHTESVINVTFSPSSPQLTTATLDGRLQLFLP is encoded by the exons ATGGAAAGCGCCGGGGCCCGTTGTTCCTCTGGAGGAAGCTGCGATTCTGACGTTGTCTGTGAAAAGCGCTTGTTTAAAGCCAAACTGCCCGAGCCCCTTGTTCAGGTGGCGTGCAGTCACAATCACTGTGCTTTCCCTGTGAATGGCAATGAGTTATGCATCTGGAACACAGCCACTGCTCAG TCATTATTTTTGTCAGGGCATCATTACTCGATTTCTGCGCTGTCATTCGGAAGTAACATCAATCCACCTCTTGTCTGCTCTGCCTCTCATGAACGTGTGATTGTGTGGAATCTTGATGAATGTATACAGAAGGTGCAAGAAG GGTTTACACCTCATGGAATTGTTATAAGAACTCTTTTGGGAATGGTGCTTCATGTAAGATTTAGCCCAGATGATCAACAAGTGGCAGTATGTGCTGGAAATCGGATCTACATGTTAAGTGCAAAG AATGAAGCTATACTAGCTAAATTGGATGGCCACCTGGCTCCAGTGACTGCTGCTGAGTTTTGCACATGGGAGAAAAGCATGCTCATATCAGTATCAGAAGACAGAACCTTTAAG gTGTGGGACTATTCTACCGGCCAATTAATATATCAGTCGGGAATAATAACAG cagcgTTTCCTTTGCTGAGTCTGCTAAttgatgaagaaaacaaacaacttatCACTGGATGTGCTGAGGGACAG ctTTGGATCTTCAGTTTAATCAGTGATCATAATTATCGTTGTGTAACACATATCAACTTaaagaaagagcaagagaaATTCTGTAATAAAGTGTGgaaatctggaaaagaaatag GTGAAGGGCAAAATGATTCCAAGGTTTGCAAAACAGACAACATGAGACCAGAAGGATCAGTGGAAACATCATTACCTGTTCTCTTAATTGAACATTGTGACTTTTCAGTATGTTTCCATAATGAAGAAAAGAT GTATTCTGCCCTTAATACTAGCTATTTTTGGATAGGAACCTCTACTGGCTTGTTAATAATTAATTTGGCAAACTTTGAATTAGAAGCTTTTTTATCTTACAAAG ATTACAGTGACCTCAGCATTCGGTTTGCCAGATCATGTGCACTGACAAAGAAGACAGTTAATGGAAAG GTTTTGTGCTTAATTACCTCGATGTTTGAAGATATGATTGCTGTGTTGGAAGTTAACCTTGCTACATTGGTGAGAACTCCGAACAACGTTTTTCTCCCATGTGGAAATAAGAACAGTCTATCAGTTATTGCCAG GTGTTCTTTATTGACAAATTCTCCATTGCTTAAtggtttaaagaaaaacaggaaagaaccTTCTAGTAAAACATTTG gAGTGAAAAGCACAGTGAAAGATAAGCCATTGGTTTTccataataaaattaaatcatcaGGATATACAGCAGCACCACG aAAGACCATGTTTTCTCCTAATACTAACCTGAATAAAAAAGAGGTATCAAAGTGGAAGAGCAGTTGTAAATG taaaaataaagaatatccATTGGACGGGGATCCTCCAATCAAATATGAGAAACAGATTTCTGTTACTTGTAAGCCAACTCCAATTTTTTGTGTTCAGTATTCTG GGGATGGAGAGATGCTGGCTTGTGGCCTGGCTGACAAAACTGTACTGATATTCAATTCCAATCTCACCGATACATATAATGTTTTTTCAG gtcaTGATGGTGCAGTTAACTCTGTTGGCTGGAGTCATAACAAGAAGTGGTTAGTTTCTGCGTCAGAAGACAGAACTTTAAGGGTCTGGCCAGTCTGCAATAAGGAACCTGCCTTAATTATG GGTAAAGAAAACTTCGATAAGACTGTACGCTTTGcgcagttttattttttagataCATTTATATTGCTGTGTTGTGGAGCTGAATTTCATCTATTAAATTTCCATCTAGACACAACCAAGGATGACCTCAAACG ATACAAACAGAAGAGTGTTTGCAAACTGGTACAGAAATTCCCCATGGCTTCAACAGTGGAGATTACCAGCCTTTCAGCAGTAAATGATTTTTACTCTT ATATTGTACTTACAGCTGGCAGTAACCGAGCACTGGAAGTTTTTGACCTCAATgcaggctgcagcacagcagtgatACCAGAAGTTCATACTAGATCAGTCCATCAGATCTACCAAAATAAG GGATCATCCTTCAGCACTCAGCAACCTGAAGCTTACAACCTTTTCATGACCACAGCTGCAGGTGATGGCATCAAACTGTGGGATTTAAGAACACTGAG
- the WDR27 gene encoding WD repeat-containing protein 27 isoform X2, with protein MESAGARCSSGGSCDSDVVCEKRLFKAKLPEPLVQVACSHNHCAFPVNGNELCIWNTATAQSLFLSGHHYSISALSFGSNINPPLVCSASHERVIVWNLDECIQKVQEGFTPHGIVIRTLLGMVLHVRFSPDDQQVAVCAGNRIYMLSAKNEAILAKLDGHLAPVTAAEFCTWEKSMLISVSEDRTFKVWDYSTGQLIYQSGIITAFPLLSLLIDEENKQLITGCAEGQLWIFSLISDHNYRCVTHINLKKEQEKFCNKVWKSGKEIGEGQNDSKVCKTDNMRPEGSVETSLPVLLIEHCDFSVCFHNEEKMYSALNTSYFWIGTSTGLLIINLANFELEAFLSYKDYSDLSIRFARSCALTKKTVNGKVLCLITSMFEDMIAVLEVNLATLVRTPNNVFLPCGNKNSLSVIARCSLLTNSPLLNGLKKNRKEPSSKTFGVKSTVKDKPLVFHNKIKSSGYTAAPRKTMFSPNTNLNKKEVSKWKSSCKCKNKEYPLDGDPPIKYEKQISVTCKPTPIFCVQYSGDGEMLACGLADKTVLIFNSNLTDTYNVFSGHDGAVNSVGWSHNKKWLVSASEDRTLRVWPVCNKEPALIMGKENFDKTVRFAQFYFLDTFILLCCGAEFHLLNFHLDTTKDDLKRYKQKSVCKLVQKFPMASTVEITSLSAVNDFYSYIVLTAGSNRALEVFDLNAGCSTAVIPEVHTRSVHQIYQNKGSSFSTQQPEAYNLFMTTAAGDGIKLWDLRTLRCERRFEGHSSRCYPCGIAVSPCGRFIASGSDDKYAYIYEMRSSTFLHKLGRHTESVINVTFSPSSPQLTTATLDGRLQLFLP; from the exons ATGGAAAGCGCCGGGGCCCGTTGTTCCTCTGGAGGAAGCTGCGATTCTGACGTTGTCTGTGAAAAGCGCTTGTTTAAAGCCAAACTGCCCGAGCCCCTTGTTCAGGTGGCGTGCAGTCACAATCACTGTGCTTTCCCTGTGAATGGCAATGAGTTATGCATCTGGAACACAGCCACTGCTCAG TCATTATTTTTGTCAGGGCATCATTACTCGATTTCTGCGCTGTCATTCGGAAGTAACATCAATCCACCTCTTGTCTGCTCTGCCTCTCATGAACGTGTGATTGTGTGGAATCTTGATGAATGTATACAGAAGGTGCAAGAAG GGTTTACACCTCATGGAATTGTTATAAGAACTCTTTTGGGAATGGTGCTTCATGTAAGATTTAGCCCAGATGATCAACAAGTGGCAGTATGTGCTGGAAATCGGATCTACATGTTAAGTGCAAAG AATGAAGCTATACTAGCTAAATTGGATGGCCACCTGGCTCCAGTGACTGCTGCTGAGTTTTGCACATGGGAGAAAAGCATGCTCATATCAGTATCAGAAGACAGAACCTTTAAG gTGTGGGACTATTCTACCGGCCAATTAATATATCAGTCGGGAATAATAACAG cgTTTCCTTTGCTGAGTCTGCTAAttgatgaagaaaacaaacaacttatCACTGGATGTGCTGAGGGACAG ctTTGGATCTTCAGTTTAATCAGTGATCATAATTATCGTTGTGTAACACATATCAACTTaaagaaagagcaagagaaATTCTGTAATAAAGTGTGgaaatctggaaaagaaatag GTGAAGGGCAAAATGATTCCAAGGTTTGCAAAACAGACAACATGAGACCAGAAGGATCAGTGGAAACATCATTACCTGTTCTCTTAATTGAACATTGTGACTTTTCAGTATGTTTCCATAATGAAGAAAAGAT GTATTCTGCCCTTAATACTAGCTATTTTTGGATAGGAACCTCTACTGGCTTGTTAATAATTAATTTGGCAAACTTTGAATTAGAAGCTTTTTTATCTTACAAAG ATTACAGTGACCTCAGCATTCGGTTTGCCAGATCATGTGCACTGACAAAGAAGACAGTTAATGGAAAG GTTTTGTGCTTAATTACCTCGATGTTTGAAGATATGATTGCTGTGTTGGAAGTTAACCTTGCTACATTGGTGAGAACTCCGAACAACGTTTTTCTCCCATGTGGAAATAAGAACAGTCTATCAGTTATTGCCAG GTGTTCTTTATTGACAAATTCTCCATTGCTTAAtggtttaaagaaaaacaggaaagaaccTTCTAGTAAAACATTTG gAGTGAAAAGCACAGTGAAAGATAAGCCATTGGTTTTccataataaaattaaatcatcaGGATATACAGCAGCACCACG aAAGACCATGTTTTCTCCTAATACTAACCTGAATAAAAAAGAGGTATCAAAGTGGAAGAGCAGTTGTAAATG taaaaataaagaatatccATTGGACGGGGATCCTCCAATCAAATATGAGAAACAGATTTCTGTTACTTGTAAGCCAACTCCAATTTTTTGTGTTCAGTATTCTG GGGATGGAGAGATGCTGGCTTGTGGCCTGGCTGACAAAACTGTACTGATATTCAATTCCAATCTCACCGATACATATAATGTTTTTTCAG gtcaTGATGGTGCAGTTAACTCTGTTGGCTGGAGTCATAACAAGAAGTGGTTAGTTTCTGCGTCAGAAGACAGAACTTTAAGGGTCTGGCCAGTCTGCAATAAGGAACCTGCCTTAATTATG GGTAAAGAAAACTTCGATAAGACTGTACGCTTTGcgcagttttattttttagataCATTTATATTGCTGTGTTGTGGAGCTGAATTTCATCTATTAAATTTCCATCTAGACACAACCAAGGATGACCTCAAACG ATACAAACAGAAGAGTGTTTGCAAACTGGTACAGAAATTCCCCATGGCTTCAACAGTGGAGATTACCAGCCTTTCAGCAGTAAATGATTTTTACTCTT ATATTGTACTTACAGCTGGCAGTAACCGAGCACTGGAAGTTTTTGACCTCAATgcaggctgcagcacagcagtgatACCAGAAGTTCATACTAGATCAGTCCATCAGATCTACCAAAATAAG GGATCATCCTTCAGCACTCAGCAACCTGAAGCTTACAACCTTTTCATGACCACAGCTGCAGGTGATGGCATCAAACTGTGGGATTTAAGAACACTGAG